A genomic stretch from Juglans microcarpa x Juglans regia isolate MS1-56 chromosome 3S, Jm3101_v1.0, whole genome shotgun sequence includes:
- the LOC121257278 gene encoding transcription factor BIM2-like, producing MRTGKGNQEDEEYEEEEFSTKKYGTSSTANNNNASSKDPKNNDKASAIRSKHSVTEQRRRSKINERFQILRDLIPHSDQKRDTASFLLEVIEYVQYLQEKVQKNEGSYQGWSSEPTKLMPWRNSHWRAQNFVGHPQAIENISGMGSTFPGKFDENNVSITPTMLTSTQRRVESDPSRDIACKPIDLQPELVNKGSTLPMPLQTNALASVRSDGVQAHPLQGPYSDAQSSECPTTSETLNQQEELIVEGGTINISSVYSDGLLNALAQALQSAGVNLSQASVSVQIDLGKRRNRGMTSETSTPKDHEIPPSSHQAMAHLKDAGRREDSDQDQKRLKT from the exons ATGAGAACAGGGAAGGGTAATCAGGAAGACGAAGAGTACGAGGAAGAAGAGTTCAGCACCAAGAAATACGGCACTTCTTCCACTGCTAACAACAACAACGCCAGCAGCAAAG ATCCTAAGAACAATGATAAGGCAAGTGCGATACGGTCAAAACACTCAGTCACAGAGCAGCGAAGGAGGAGCAAAATTAACGAGAG attCCAGATATTGAGAGATCTCATACCCCATAGTGATCAAAAGAGAGATACAGCATCATTCCTACTGGAG GTGATTGAGTATGTTCAATATTTACAAGAAAAGGTACAAAAAAATGAGGGTTCTTACCAGGGATGGAGTTCCGAGCCTACAAAGTTGATGCCATGG AGAAATAGTCACTGGCGTGCTCAGAATTTCGTTGGCCACCCTCAAGCCATAGAAAATATTTCTGGTATGGGGTCGACGTTTCCTGGGAAGTTTGACGAGAATAATGTCTCTATAACCCCAACCATGCTTACAAGCACACAGAGACGTGTAGAATCTGATCCTAGCAGGGATATCGCCTGCAAACCGATCGATCTGCAACCTGAGTTAGTGAACAAAGGATCAACTTTGCCCATGCCTCTGCAAACCAACGCGCTTGCTTCTGTCAGAAGTGATGGTGTGCAAGCCCATCCTCTTCAGGGGCCGTATTCTGATGCACAATCAAGTGAGTGTCCAACGACCAGTGAAACACTGAACCAACAGGAGGAGCTGATAGTTGAAGGGGGAACAATTAACATCTCGAGCGTTTACTCTGATGG GCTTTTGAATGCTTTGGCACAAGCATTGCAGAGTGCAGGGGTGAATCTGTCACAGGCCAGCGTCTCAGTGCAGATTGATCTTGGGAAGAGACGAAACAGAGGGATGACTTCAGAAACATCCACCCCAAAG GATCACGAGATTCCCCCCTCTAGCCATCAAGCAATGGCACATCTAAAAGATGCAGGCCGCAGAGAGGACTCGGATCAAGATCAAAAGCGgctaaaaacataa
- the LOC121257281 gene encoding phosphatidylinositol 4-kinase gamma 5-like isoform X1 — translation MSLELDSPIQTQMAVAIFKSPLGGEYHGSWRMEGNQPAGRRRVFVQTETGFVLAMELDRGDNVHTVKRRLQLALNFPTEESSLTFGDMVLKNDLSAVRNDSPLLLTRNLMHRSSSTPCLSPTGRDMQQRDWSGPIEILGQSTHFAKMKQLFKEIVKAIKIGVDPVAVHGGLGGAYYFRNSRGENVAIVKPTDEEPFAPNNPKGFVGKALGQPGLKRSVRVGETGFREVAAYLLDYDHFANVPPTVLVKITHSIFNVNDGVNGYKPQKRKLVSKIASFQQFISHDFDASDHGTSSFPVAAVHRIGILDIRIFNTDRHAGNLLVRKLDGVGRFGQVELIPIDHGLCLPETLEDPYFEWIHWPQASISFSEDELEYIENLDPVRDCEMLRRELPMIRDGCLRVLVLCTIFLKEAAAFGLCLAEIGEMMSREFRSGEEEPSELEVVCIEARRMLAEEVLFPKDDSIDENFQFDIDCEELELDVTPNMVVEDGMARASFQSGMGGSSFRCPLSKLEESIEEEDEESRGEEEQKGIATLPAPERIPAISKLSMSLKNTVLWEKNRKHQKHTGTKLENGYSANTSSVHRSANEQLPVSMSFVKLADMREDEWTVFLEKFQELLYPAFAKRKSVTLGQKQIQRLGTSCQF, via the coding sequence ATGTCTCTTGAATTGGACAGCCCTATTCAGACTCAGATGGCAGTGGCAATCTTTAAGAGCCCACTTGGCGGGGAATACCATGGAAGCTGGAGAATGGAAGGGAACCAGCCTGCAGGGAGGAGACGGGTATTTGTGCAAACTGAAACTGGATTTGTTTTGGCGATGGAATTAGATCGAGGTGATAATGTACATACCGTGAAGAGGAGGCTGCAGCTTGCTCTAAATTTCCCTACTGAGGAGAGCTCACTCACTTTTGGGGATATGGTGTTGAAGAATGATCTTAGTGCTGTTCGAAACGATTCCCCTCTTCTTCTCACACGGAACCTTATGCATAGGAGCTCCTCAACCCCGTGTCTGTCACCCACTGGGAGGGATATGCAGCAGAGAGATTGGAGTGGTCCTATTGAGATATTAGGGCAGTCGACTCACTTTGCTAAAATGAAACAGCTGTTCAAGGAAATTGTGAAGGCGATTAAGATTGGGGTTGATCCGGTTGCTGTTCATGGTGGACTTGGTGGTGCGTACTATTTTAGGAATAGCAGAGGTGAGAATGTTGCGATTGTGAAGCCTACAGATGAAGAACCCTTTGCGCCAAACAACCCAAAAGGCTTTGTTGGCAAAGCTCTTGGGCAACCGGGTTTGAAACGTTCAGTGAGGGTGGGGGAGACGGGGTTCAGAGAAGTTGCAGCTTACCTTCTCGACTATGATCACTTTGCAAATGTGCCTCCCACTGTTCTTGTGAAGATCACTCACTCAATCTTCAATGTAAATGATGGGGTGAACGGTTATAAGCCTCAGAAAAGAAAGCTGGTCAGCAAGATTGCATCTTTCCAACAGTTCATCTCGCATGATTTTGATGCCAGTGATCATGGGACCTCTAGTTTCCCTGTTGCAGCTGTGCATCGAATAGGGATTTTAGACATTAGAATTTTTAACACAGACAGGCATGCAGGAAACCTTTTAGTCAGAAAACTTGATGGTGTTGGGAGGTTTGGTCAGGTGGAGCTTATTCCTATTGATCATGGCCTTTGCTTGCCAGAAACGTTGGAGGACCCATACTTCGAGTGGATTCATTGGCCTCAAGCATCGATTTCATTCTCAGAGGATGAGCTTGAGTATATAGAAAATCTTGACCCAGTTCGGGACTGTGAGATGCTGCGGAGGGAGCTTCCCATGATTCGAGATGGTTGTCTGAGAGTTTTGGTTCTCTGCACCATTTTCCTCAAGGAGGCTGCTGCTTTCGGTCTCTGCCTTGCTGAAATTGGCGAGATGATGAGTAGGGAATTCCGTAGCGGTGAGGAGGAACCCAGTGAACTTGAGGTTGTTTGCATAGAGGCAAGGAGGATGCTAGCGGAGGAGGTGTTATTCCCCAAAGATGATTCTATAGATGAGAACTTCCAATTTGATATAGACTGTGAGGAACTAGAGTTGGACGTGACCCCAAATATGGTAGTAGAAGATGGTATGGCCAGAGCATCATTCCAATCTGGAATGGGTGGCAGTTCTTTTCGCTGTCCACTTTCTAAACTGGAGGAAAGCAtcgaggaggaggatgaggaaagTCGAGGAGAAGAAGAGCAAAAGGGAATTGCAACTCTGCCAGCTCCTGAAAGGATCCCAGCCATTTCAAAGCTTTCCATGTCGTTGAAGAATACTGTTTTGTGGGAGAAGAATCGAAAACACCAGAAACATACTGGAACAAAACTTGAGAATGGCTATTCAGCAAATACGTCCTCAGTGCATAGGAGTGCAAACGAGCAGCTTCCGGTGAGCATGAGCTTTGTGAAGCTGGCAGACATGAGGGAGGATGAATGGACTGTGTTTCTGGAGAAGTTTCAAGAGTTGCTGTACCCAGCATTTGCCAAACGGAAGTCTGTGACCCTAGGTCAGAAGCAGATACAGAGACTTGGTACTTCGTGCCAGTTTTGA